The proteins below come from a single Caulobacter flavus genomic window:
- a CDS encoding PAS domain-containing protein, translating into MKMSAQLSASATAARAHQEMFAYWASLRRGANLPARADLHPSGIKRLLPTVSLIDVVREPRDYRLRLAGTGLYGVYGREITGKALSEVYNTAAGDYWRKELDKVVDERRPGVGVHSLAWRGAPHVSILWLRLPLATNGKDVDMILGYDAIVGAQAEGGFSGIRAA; encoded by the coding sequence CTGAAGATGTCCGCGCAACTGAGCGCATCCGCGACCGCGGCCCGCGCTCATCAGGAAATGTTCGCATACTGGGCGTCCCTGCGCCGCGGGGCGAACCTGCCTGCGCGTGCTGACCTTCATCCTTCGGGCATCAAGCGGCTGCTGCCGACGGTCAGCCTGATCGACGTCGTGCGCGAGCCGCGCGACTATCGGCTGCGCCTGGCCGGCACCGGCCTCTACGGCGTCTATGGCCGCGAGATCACCGGCAAGGCGCTGAGCGAGGTCTACAACACCGCCGCCGGCGACTACTGGCGCAAGGAGCTGGACAAGGTCGTCGACGAGCGCCGTCCCGGCGTGGGCGTGCACAGCCTGGCCTGGCGCGGCGCGCCGCACGTCTCGATCCTGTGGCTGCGCCTGCCGCTGGCGACCAACGGCAAGGACGTCGACATGATCCTCGGCTACGACGCCATCGTCGGCGCCCAGGCCGAAGGCGGCTTCAGCGGCATCCGCGCGGCCTGA